Proteins encoded in a region of the Isosphaeraceae bacterium EP7 genome:
- a CDS encoding 3'-5' exoribonuclease, with protein sequence MSEIYVSTDVETDGPIPGPHSILSFGSAAYTADKQLVATFEANLNTLPGAQGHPETMAWWQTQPEAWAECRRDPRDPQEAMKAYVAWLKGLPGKPVFVGYPAGFDFLFVYWYLIRFAGESPFSFSALDIKTFAMASLGTSYRETAKRRMPKHWFDDPPHTHKALDDAIEQGALFCNILADNRKLHQTKG encoded by the coding sequence ATGTCGGAAATTTACGTCAGCACCGATGTCGAGACGGACGGCCCGATCCCTGGCCCCCACTCCATACTCAGCTTCGGCTCGGCCGCCTACACCGCCGACAAGCAGCTCGTCGCCACCTTCGAGGCGAACCTGAACACGCTCCCTGGGGCCCAGGGACACCCCGAGACAATGGCCTGGTGGCAAACACAACCCGAAGCGTGGGCAGAATGCCGCCGAGATCCTCGCGATCCACAAGAGGCGATGAAGGCTTACGTCGCCTGGCTCAAGGGTCTACCGGGCAAGCCCGTCTTCGTCGGGTACCCCGCCGGTTTCGACTTCCTCTTCGTTTACTGGTACCTGATTCGGTTCGCGGGCGAGTCGCCATTCTCCTTCTCGGCTCTGGACATCAAGACTTTCGCGATGGCCTCACTGGGCACCAGCTACCGCGAGACGGCCAAACGGCGGATGCCGAAGCATTGGTTCGACGATCCACCACACACCCACAAGGCGTTGGACGACGCCATCGAACAAGGCGCGTTGTTCTGCAACATTCTGGCGGACAACCGAAAACTACACCAGACAAAGGGTTGA
- a CDS encoding YdeI/OmpD-associated family protein — translation MTPIFFETPADFQAWLATNHDATDHVWVGFYKKGSGRRSMTWPEAVDEALCYGWIDSIRKGVDAESYANRFTPRKKGSVWSNVNVERVRMMTELGRMQPTGLAAFAARKENRSGIYSHEQGEVDLPEPYQGLLRENPTAWEFYQQQPPSYRKAASWWVASAKREETRQNRLNSLIAHSTRSERIPQFTWKKPSS, via the coding sequence ATGACCCCCATCTTCTTCGAGACTCCCGCCGACTTCCAGGCATGGCTCGCCACGAATCACGATGCGACCGATCACGTCTGGGTCGGCTTTTACAAGAAGGGTTCGGGCCGTCGGAGCATGACCTGGCCCGAAGCGGTCGACGAGGCCCTGTGCTATGGATGGATCGACAGCATCCGCAAGGGCGTCGATGCCGAGAGCTATGCGAACCGCTTCACGCCTCGCAAGAAAGGCAGCGTCTGGAGCAACGTCAACGTCGAGCGGGTCCGGATGATGACCGAACTCGGCCGCATGCAGCCCACCGGGCTCGCGGCGTTTGCAGCCCGCAAGGAGAACCGATCGGGGATTTACTCGCACGAACAAGGCGAAGTAGACCTGCCCGAGCCGTATCAGGGGCTGCTGCGAGAAAACCCGACGGCGTGGGAGTTCTATCAACAGCAACCGCCGTCTTACCGGAAAGCGGCCAGCTGGTGGGTCGCGAGTGCCAAGCGAGAAGAGACCCGTCAGAACCGATTGAACTCGCTGATCGCCCACTCGACTCGGTCAGAGCGGATCCCGCAGTTCACCTGGAAGAAGCCATCAAGTTGA